Proteins encoded within one genomic window of Psilocybe cubensis strain MGC-MH-2018 chromosome 2, whole genome shotgun sequence:
- a CDS encoding G1/S-specific cyclin pas1 — protein MHTATQIIAQRAPPASRSTKAARWQPYLQSATTTTTTAQLPRSPTIHTPHASVSSPAPHPPIHLVSAESSRTRPSIPPTTAQTPKDSSQSASSSKQKFASSLIDQAVSTLSEIWRPQDIPSVFLPPAKAGGCSFPPSTHPRQSSKQLSSDLQSIASHTLSTQPHTSHPSVSGHNPSPTLALLASGTESDQILPLKSFVHEVLRRSRTSGNVLQTALCYLEAIRPKVPQILQEENIGIRSYYQPESCIQKATPEELAMDAELTALEDAGKINIINSFIDDSMQTVRVADSGPEDLAESCIYPEDSLSNVDVQVSTTPPSTPSLPSPLLCPRRAFLASLILASKFSQDKCYSNRAWAKLSGLPPREIGRCERALGQALQWRLWVGKCAFGESAVTTTSSRTVIRSHSEPSLMPASTSTPFLSQDESHVSQAISHTTKLSEKVSTTGRPQAGIRRCLSLPLESTLPKSSSVGSVLHSDSETYQQDQVMSRPSVSDHSVSSSPSPPTPTLTYSPLSTDSSGERTIQVTAMDDVYSSSSCSGSQPWVGLVVDTSCDNGNVSFGGGLCRLDGQDFARQLAMLQSQPTPVAVVETDVATYGANYMWSADSRYILEATEVH, from the exons ATGCACACTGCCACTCAAATTATCGCCCAACGGGCTCCTCCAGCGAGCCGCTCTACAAAGGCGGCTCGGTGGCAACCTTACCTCCaatcagcaacaacaacaacaaccactgCTCAGCTCCCCCGCTCTCCCACAATCCATACCCCCCATGCTTCTGTATCATCACCTGCTCCACACCCACCAATTCATCTCGTttctgcagaatcaagtcGTACTCGCCCTTCTATTCCACCCACCACCGCCCAAactccaaaggattcttcccagagtgcctcttcttctaaacaaaaattcgCCTCCAGTCTTATCG ATCAAGCTGTCAGCACCTTGTCCGAGATCTGGCGCCCTCAGGATATCCCCTCCGTCTTTCTACCCCCCGCAAAAGCGGGGGGCTGCTCTTTTCCCCCTTCCACTCACCCACGTCAATCTTCCAAGCAACTCTCCTCAGATTTACAATCCATAGCATCTCATACACTTTCAACACAGCCACATACCAGTCATCCCTCCGTATCCGGCCATAATCCTTCCCCGACCCTCGCCCTGCTTGCCTCGGGCACCGAATCCGATCAGATATTGCCCCTCAAGTCTTTTGTTCATGAAGTCCTTCGACGATCAAGGACATCTGGAAACGTGCTGCAGACAGCACTATGCTATCTAGAAGccattcgtcccaaggtCCCTCAGATTTTGCAAGAGGAAAATATTGGCATTCGTTCCTACTATCAGCCTGAAAGCTGTATTCAGAAAGCCACCCCAGAAGAGCTGGCGATGGACGCTGAACTCACTGCTCTCGAGGATGCCGGcaagatcaacatcatcaatagTTTTATTGATGATTCTATGCAAACTGTCCGCGTCGCCGATTCTGGTCCAGAAGATCTGGCCGAATCGTGCATCTATCCAGAAGATTCTCTGTCCAATGTAGATGTACAGGTCTCAACAACACCTCCTTCCACCCCTTCTCTGCCATCTCCCCTCCTGTGTCCCCGTAGAGCCTTTCTGGCATCTCTCATCctggcctccaaattttctCAAGACAAGTGTTATTCTAACCGTGCTTGGGCAAAATTGTCTGGTCTTCCACCTCGTGAAATTGGTCGTTGCGAACGTGCCCTCGGACAAGCCTTGCAATGGCGACTCTGGGTCGGCAAATGTGCATTTGGTGAGAGCGCTGTGACTACCACATCGTCTCGCACTGTCATCCGATCTCATAGTGAACCGTCGTTGATGCCAGCATCAACAAGTACACCTTTCTTGAGCCAGGATGAGTCACATGTTTCCCAAGCCATTTCTCATACTACCAAGTTGTCAGAAAAGGTCTCTACTACTGGTCGACCACAAGCTGGCATCCGTCGATGCTTGTCTCTTCCATTGGAGTCGACTTTGCCAAAGTCTTCTTCTGTTGGCAGCGTCTTGCACTCTGACTCGGAAACATATCAACAGGATCAG GTTATGAGTCGACCCTCAGTATCTGATCACAGTGTTTCGTCGTCTCCGAGTCCTCCCACCCCAACTCTCACGTATTCACCACTGTCTACCGACTCGTCTGGAGAGCGTACCATCCAAGTCACTGCCATGGACGACGTAtactcgtcgtcttcatgtAGTGGGTCACAGCCATGGGTTGGTCTTGTGGTTGATACCTCTTGTGACAACGGTAATGTTTCTTTCGGCGGCGGCCTCTGCCGGCTCGATGGCCAAGACTTTGCGCGCCAATTGGCTATGCTGCAGTCTCAACCCACGCCGGTGGCTGTTGTCGAAACCGACGTCGCTACCTACGGAGCTAATTACATGTGGAGCGCGGATAGTCGTTACATTCTGGAAGCCACGGAAGTGCATTGA
- a CDS encoding putative tape measure protein — MRLLTSTLALVLTFVLAEASLAHENPAGLAARHNRLAHRDSAVEARAPSGARRCPNRNQKPTSAPAPNFAAAKNLTTPSSTKKPASTPAPPPPPPPPPPAGVINVVSHCGPIGATQQTTALTGPNGKIDWLMCGFESPGGWQPPYVRVQDLITHSLSSALQSPNSPFKACGPYLSIFEKYAQQYGIPSIIMASFSMQESGCNPNTVGGGGEQGMMQITTDKCGGAPGGNCKDPDFNIRTATKFFADTLKAHGGNILSSIGAYNGFYVGLTKEKAFAARWSACCRCQNNGDYIHQFVNGWLQNINAYGPIKLGKYFNLDVCPAH, encoded by the exons ATGAGGCTCCTCACCTCAACCCTTGCACTCGTTCTCACCTTTGTCCTCGCCGAGGCCTCTCTCGCCCACGAGAATCCCGCTGGCCTCGCTGCCCGTCACAACCGTCTGGCCCACCGTGACTCCGCGGTGGAAGCAAGGGCCCCCTCCGGCGCCAGGCGTTGCCCGAACAGAAACCAGAAACCGACATCT GCCCCCGCCCCTAATTTCGCTGCTGCCAAAAACCTTACCACCCCATCATCAACCAAGAAGCCTGCCAGCACTCCCGctccgcccccgcccccgcccccgcctcctcctgcaGGTGTCATCAATGTCGTTTCCCACTGTGGTCCTATTGGTGCTACTC AGCAAACAACTGCCCTTACTGGCCCCAATGGAAAGATTGACTGGTTGATGTGTGGTTTCGAGTCTCCCGGTGGTTGGCAACCACCCTACGTTCGCGTTCAGGACCTCATCACCCATTCTCTCAGCTCCGCCCTCCAGAGTCCCAACAGCCCTTTCAAAGCTTGCGGTCCATATCTTTCCATCTTTGAAAAGTACGCTCAGCAGTATGGTATTCCTTCCATCATCATGGCCTCCTTCTCTATGCAAGAAAGTGGCTGCAACCCCAACAccgttggtggtggtggtgaacAGGGCATGATGCAGATCACCACTGACAAGTGCGGTGGTGCTCCTGGTGGCAACTGCAAAGATCCT GACTTCAACATTCGCACCGCGACAAAGTTCTTCGCAGACACCTTAAAGGCCCACGGAGGAAACATTCTTAGCAGTATCGGTGCATACAACGGTTTCTACGTTGGTTTGACCAAG GAAAAGGCCTTTGCCGCCCGTTGGTCTGCTTGCTGCCGTTGCCAGAACAACGGTGATTA CATTCACCAATTCGTTAATGGCTGGCTTCAAAACATCAACGCGTACGGTCCAATCAAACTTGGCAAATACTTCAACCTCGACGTTTGTCCTGCCCATTAA